The proteins below come from a single Haladaptatus paucihalophilus DX253 genomic window:
- the hemG gene encoding menaquinone-dependent protoporphyrinogen IX dehydrogenase — protein MARVLVLYGSTEGQAATVAERVAEVLETSGHDPAVVHIRHRPESFDLMDYDAVVVGASVHMGKHQKYVTRYVKKHADELNRLPSAFFSVSLAAAEGSEEGWEHAREYVAEFLSETGWNPDETAVVPGALKYSQYGTLKRFVMKQIAKRMGGDTDTAHDYEYTDWNEVEGFTADFAGSLE, from the coding sequence ATGGCGCGGGTACTCGTGCTCTACGGTTCGACCGAGGGGCAGGCCGCGACGGTGGCCGAACGGGTCGCCGAGGTGCTCGAAACGTCTGGCCACGACCCGGCCGTCGTCCACATCAGACATCGACCGGAATCGTTCGACTTGATGGACTACGACGCCGTCGTCGTCGGCGCGTCGGTACACATGGGTAAACACCAGAAGTACGTGACGAGGTACGTCAAAAAACACGCCGACGAATTGAATCGGCTCCCGTCGGCCTTCTTCTCTGTGAGCCTCGCCGCCGCCGAGGGGTCCGAGGAGGGGTGGGAGCATGCCCGCGAGTACGTTGCCGAGTTCCTCTCCGAAACCGGGTGGAACCCGGACGAGACGGCCGTCGTCCCCGGCGCGCTCAAATACAGCCAGTACGGGACGCTCAAGCGGTTCGTGATGAAACAGATAGCAAAGCGGATGGGCGGCGATACGGACACCGCTCACGATTACGAATACACCGACTGGAACGAAGTCGAGGGGTTCACGGCCGACTTCGCCGGGTCGCTGGAGTGA
- a CDS encoding DUF302 domain-containing protein: MTYYDKRHVEGEFDAVVERTTEALGDEGFGVLSDIDVSDAFAKKLDIEDYPNYRILGACNPPLAKQGLDAEEDLGVLLPCNVAVYETDEGVVVSMVDPEAMLSVVDNAEMDDIADEVQARFDRVLESLGEE; this comes from the coding sequence ATGACCTACTACGACAAACGGCACGTGGAGGGCGAGTTCGATGCGGTCGTAGAGCGAACGACCGAGGCGCTCGGCGACGAAGGATTCGGCGTCCTCTCCGACATCGACGTGAGCGACGCGTTCGCCAAAAAACTCGACATCGAGGACTACCCGAACTACCGGATTCTCGGGGCCTGTAACCCGCCGCTCGCAAAGCAGGGACTCGACGCGGAGGAGGACCTCGGCGTCCTGCTCCCCTGCAACGTCGCCGTCTACGAAACCGACGAGGGCGTCGTCGTCAGCATGGTGGACCCCGAGGCGATGCTCTCGGTCGTGGATAACGCCGAGATGGACGACATCGCGGACGAGGTGCAAGCGCGCTTCGACCGAGTGTTGGAATCGCTCGGCGAAGAGTAA
- a CDS encoding DJ-1/PfpI family protein, which translates to MHIAFVAYDGMTALDFVGVYDPLTRLDTMGFRDVSWDVCARTERVTANAGLEIVPDVVDEPLAGYDMLVVPGGFVARELAEDDAFVSWLSTADSELVVSVCTGSLLLGAAGFLSGKRATTHPDAYDLLGVYCDTVVEERVVRDGDVVTAGGVTSGIDLGLELVEELTDSGTRETIETQMDYPYGR; encoded by the coding sequence ATGCACATCGCGTTCGTCGCGTACGACGGCATGACCGCACTGGACTTCGTTGGCGTCTACGACCCGCTCACCCGACTCGATACGATGGGATTTCGCGACGTGTCGTGGGACGTCTGTGCTCGAACGGAGCGCGTGACCGCGAACGCGGGCCTCGAAATCGTTCCCGACGTGGTGGACGAACCCCTCGCTGGCTACGATATGCTGGTCGTTCCCGGCGGATTCGTCGCCCGCGAGTTGGCCGAGGACGACGCGTTCGTCTCGTGGCTCTCCACCGCGGATTCCGAACTGGTCGTATCGGTCTGCACCGGGTCGCTGTTGCTCGGGGCGGCGGGGTTCCTCTCGGGAAAGCGCGCGACGACGCACCCCGACGCCTACGACCTGCTCGGGGTGTATTGTGATACCGTCGTCGAGGAGCGGGTCGTCCGAGACGGCGATGTCGTGACGGCGGGTGGAGTCACGTCGGGCATCGACCTCGGGTTAGAATTGGTCGAAGAGCTGACTGATTCGGGGACTCGGGAAACCATCGAGACACAGATGGACTACCCGTACGGACGATGA
- a CDS encoding permease: MNIVGSLTDAATFFGEMTWKTWWALVLGFTISGAVQAFVSEERMTNLLGGRGLREIGIGSFFGFLSSSCSFGAVATTKSLFKKGASPEASFAGFQFASTNLVIEIGLVMWILLGWQFVAADVFGGILMILVLAAITKYVVPDSWFEAARDHVRSGDEESGTVRDPVCGMEVDPNDDDTLSVETDGGTEYFCSQSCKETFVNQREDATWKDKLLTVSGWKNAFRNAIGEWEMLWDDLIVGFIVASLLAAFVPRSWWAQLFTLAPEGTVAWVVLGAAIGVMVGVITFVCSVANVPFALVLWNAGIPFGGVMSFIYADLIVPHIVDMYRKYYGKRLAAVLFVSIFGVATFAGIVTHYAWLAGGLIPKHNATGGSVPHTYTTVLDVIFTVVFLAQVYVTYFESSGEQEEGAAAHAD; encoded by the coding sequence ATGAACATCGTAGGGAGTCTGACCGACGCGGCCACGTTTTTCGGCGAAATGACGTGGAAGACGTGGTGGGCGCTGGTCCTCGGGTTCACGATTTCGGGGGCGGTACAGGCGTTCGTGAGCGAAGAGCGGATGACGAACCTGCTCGGCGGTCGCGGACTACGAGAGATCGGCATCGGGAGTTTCTTCGGGTTCCTCTCGTCCAGTTGCTCGTTCGGGGCCGTGGCGACCACGAAATCGCTGTTCAAGAAGGGGGCATCGCCCGAAGCCTCCTTCGCCGGGTTCCAGTTCGCCAGCACGAACCTCGTCATCGAAATCGGCCTCGTGATGTGGATTCTGCTGGGGTGGCAGTTCGTCGCCGCAGACGTCTTCGGCGGAATCCTGATGATTCTGGTGCTCGCGGCCATCACGAAGTACGTCGTTCCGGACTCGTGGTTCGAGGCCGCCCGCGACCACGTTCGGTCGGGCGACGAGGAGAGCGGCACCGTCCGCGACCCGGTGTGCGGCATGGAAGTGGACCCGAACGACGACGACACGCTCAGCGTCGAAACGGATGGAGGAACGGAATACTTCTGCTCACAGTCCTGCAAGGAGACGTTCGTCAATCAACGGGAGGACGCGACGTGGAAGGACAAGCTCCTCACCGTGTCCGGGTGGAAAAACGCCTTCCGCAACGCCATCGGCGAGTGGGAGATGCTGTGGGACGACCTCATCGTCGGGTTCATCGTGGCCTCGCTGTTGGCCGCCTTCGTCCCGCGGTCGTGGTGGGCGCAACTGTTCACGCTGGCCCCGGAGGGAACCGTCGCGTGGGTCGTCCTCGGGGCGGCCATCGGCGTGATGGTCGGCGTCATCACCTTCGTCTGCTCAGTGGCGAACGTTCCCTTCGCGCTCGTGCTGTGGAACGCGGGCATCCCGTTCGGGGGCGTCATGTCGTTCATCTACGCCGACCTCATCGTCCCGCACATCGTGGACATGTACCGGAAATACTACGGCAAGCGGTTGGCGGCGGTGCTGTTCGTCTCCATCTTCGGCGTGGCGACGTTCGCCGGTATCGTCACCCACTACGCGTGGCTCGCGGGGGGACTGATTCCGAAGCACAACGCGACGGGGGGGTCGGTCCCGCACACCTACACGACGGTGCTCGACGTGATATTCACCGTCGTCTTCCTCGCGCAGGTGTACGTGACCTACTTCGAATCGAGCGGTGAACAGGAAGAGGGAGCGGCCGCGCACGCCGACTGA
- a CDS encoding ABC transporter substrate-binding protein, producing the protein MTNERTNRTAPTRRTYLKYGGAVVGGGLLAGCTSDSESGGEETPANTDAEATSSDSTATESGGEDSGPYSVTMSPMGTVEFDSVPTDVMVYSLLYADMAVAYGHGDAVNSLGFDSEAGGNTLDAYYERLDGVSFDREGLTQLNTGSGGVNIDKELFYELDSDLHMVDPALVLSFDGWSKSDIDEIGGTVAPWFGNTYSRQHSQPPKPYRDSYEYYTLWEIAEKVAKVFREQERYEALASVHDDLLGRIRSNLPPEDERPTVASVIFMQGTFYPSKINTEGFANAHVRPLGATDAFAEGDVTYQTTYDYETMLKVDPDVILHKFGVASYYDVAQISETIADHPVGNKLTAVANDAVYPSGNPVQGPIMNLFQLEMTAKQLYPEQFGEWPEYTDGSPYPEIPEDERLFDRTRVANIVAGND; encoded by the coding sequence ATGACGAACGAACGCACGAACCGAACGGCACCGACACGAAGAACGTACCTCAAATACGGCGGCGCGGTGGTCGGCGGCGGCCTGCTGGCCGGGTGTACGAGCGATTCGGAATCGGGCGGCGAGGAAACCCCGGCGAACACGGACGCCGAAGCGACGTCCTCGGACTCGACGGCGACCGAATCGGGCGGAGAGGATTCCGGGCCGTACTCGGTCACGATGTCGCCGATGGGAACCGTCGAATTCGATAGCGTCCCGACGGACGTGATGGTGTACAGCCTGCTGTACGCCGACATGGCGGTCGCCTACGGACACGGCGACGCGGTGAACTCGCTGGGATTCGACTCGGAAGCGGGCGGTAACACGCTGGACGCGTACTACGAACGACTGGACGGCGTTTCGTTCGACCGGGAGGGTCTGACCCAACTCAACACCGGTTCCGGCGGCGTGAACATCGACAAGGAACTGTTCTACGAGTTGGATTCCGACCTCCACATGGTCGACCCCGCGCTCGTGCTGTCGTTCGACGGCTGGTCGAAATCCGACATCGACGAAATCGGCGGCACGGTCGCCCCGTGGTTCGGTAACACGTACAGCCGTCAGCACAGCCAACCGCCGAAACCGTACCGGGACAGCTACGAGTACTACACGCTCTGGGAAATCGCGGAGAAGGTCGCCAAAGTGTTCCGGGAGCAGGAACGATACGAGGCGCTCGCGTCGGTGCACGACGACCTCCTCGGACGCATCCGGTCGAACCTCCCGCCGGAGGACGAGCGACCGACCGTCGCGTCGGTCATCTTCATGCAGGGGACGTTCTACCCCTCGAAGATAAACACGGAGGGATTCGCCAACGCCCACGTTCGACCGCTCGGGGCGACCGACGCGTTCGCCGAGGGCGACGTGACGTATCAGACGACGTACGACTACGAGACGATGCTGAAAGTCGATCCCGACGTCATCCTCCACAAGTTCGGCGTCGCCTCGTACTACGACGTCGCGCAAATCAGCGAGACGATCGCGGACCACCCCGTCGGAAACAAGCTGACCGCCGTGGCAAACGACGCCGTGTACCCGTCCGGAAACCCGGTTCAAGGACCGATAATGAACCTGTTTCAGCTGGAGATGACCGCGAAACAGCTGTATCCCGAGCAGTTCGGCGAGTGGCCGGAGTACACCGATGGCAGTCCCTACCCCGAGATTCCGGAGGACGAACGGCTGTTCGACAGAACCCGCGTGGCGAACATCGTCGCCGGGAACGACTGA
- a CDS encoding MBL fold metallo-hydrolase, with product MSSNTDISPTEVAARLRDGDEDLYVLDVRNEDEYEEWNIDGSHNVPVYDQLSGGNTLGLEHSLDDVPEDAEVATVCVAGVVSQRAAQVLRNNGYDAKSMRGGMRGWAMVYQAYDVPDVDGVTQIVRPGTGCLSYVVQDGDEALVVDPGQHIQVYQNLAESRDLEIVAVADTHAHADHISGGRDLAAAEDVPYYLHEKDARELDRYTAVEDGDEIAVGERDVDVLFTPGHTRGSISFRVGDAALTGDTLFVRSVGRPDLEGGSDVAREGATLLFDSLDRLADLPDGTVALPGHFSDEEMRPLAATIGELEANNGLFGVDTKSEFVDTILEDLPDTPANYNRIKRVNTGKEQATAEAETLELGPNNCASN from the coding sequence ATGTCGAGCAATACAGACATCAGCCCGACGGAAGTAGCCGCGCGGTTGCGGGACGGTGATGAAGACCTCTACGTCCTCGACGTTCGCAACGAGGACGAGTACGAGGAGTGGAACATCGACGGAAGCCACAACGTTCCCGTTTACGACCAGCTGTCCGGCGGCAACACCCTCGGACTCGAACATTCGCTCGACGACGTTCCGGAGGACGCCGAAGTCGCCACCGTCTGCGTGGCTGGCGTCGTCTCCCAGCGGGCCGCACAGGTGCTTCGCAACAACGGCTACGACGCGAAGTCGATGCGAGGCGGCATGCGCGGCTGGGCGATGGTGTATCAGGCCTACGACGTTCCGGACGTCGATGGCGTCACGCAAATCGTCCGACCCGGAACAGGCTGTCTCTCCTACGTCGTCCAGGACGGGGACGAGGCGCTCGTCGTCGACCCCGGTCAGCACATCCAAGTGTACCAGAATCTCGCCGAATCGCGCGACCTCGAAATCGTCGCCGTCGCCGACACGCACGCCCACGCGGACCACATCAGCGGCGGCCGCGACCTCGCGGCCGCGGAGGACGTTCCGTACTACCTCCACGAGAAGGACGCCCGCGAACTCGACCGCTACACCGCCGTCGAGGACGGCGACGAAATCGCCGTCGGGGAGCGCGACGTGGACGTGTTGTTCACGCCGGGTCACACCCGCGGTAGCATCTCCTTCCGCGTCGGCGACGCCGCCCTGACCGGCGACACGCTGTTCGTTCGAAGCGTCGGCCGACCGGACCTCGAAGGCGGCAGCGACGTCGCCCGCGAGGGCGCGACGCTCCTGTTCGACAGTTTGGACCGTCTCGCCGACCTTCCCGACGGGACGGTCGCCCTCCCCGGTCACTTCAGTGACGAGGAGATGCGCCCGCTCGCCGCGACCATCGGCGAACTCGAAGCGAACAATGGTCTCTTCGGCGTGGACACGAAGTCCGAGTTCGTGGACACCATCCTCGAAGACCTCCCCGACACGCCCGCGAACTACAACCGTATCAAGCGCGTGAACACGGGCAAGGAACAGGCCACCGCGGAAGCCGAGACGCTCGAACTCGGCCCCAACAACTGCGCATCGAACTGA
- a CDS encoding sulfatase-like hydrolase/transferase, producing MSTNDTPITVLFTVDSLRADALPDDGTIADLATHGTSFENAFAHGNWTPFSFPSILGGGHVFTDSRDIGLPDRPTLAETLRDAGITTAGFNGANGFLTHHWGYDRGFETFETFTSSTNDAFYSKYLTAHPTVQAWLQVAASPFRRLLGRDGGARNVSRMKDVEEHAIDFIERAEPPFFLWVHYMDVHTPYVPAPKFVRDETGANVGTLKMLRAHAQAGLGKEVGSDTLDNLRSLYRAAIRQVDESVGRVISALSEKGFRDDACLLFAGDHGEEFMEHGHLAHYPKLYEELTHVPLVVSHPDGDAETVERAVGLDAIPPTVCDAMGVEHEFDGESLLDGTPDPSPVTSVAVRGPSVTYQPIPRRLDDGELLVSARTREWSYIYHTESEARELYDRTADPAETENLLDGADDDIDVPDYLHEAVEKRIDAMASSGVEPNENEGEAPPSAVTDRLKALGYQ from the coding sequence ATGAGCACGAACGACACACCGATAACGGTCCTGTTCACCGTCGATTCGCTCCGAGCGGACGCACTGCCCGACGACGGCACGATTGCCGACCTCGCAACGCACGGAACGTCCTTCGAGAACGCCTTCGCGCACGGCAACTGGACGCCGTTTTCCTTCCCGTCGATTCTCGGCGGGGGACACGTCTTCACTGACTCGCGGGACATCGGTCTGCCAGACCGTCCGACGCTCGCCGAAACGCTCCGCGACGCCGGAATCACCACGGCGGGATTCAACGGCGCGAACGGATTCTTGACCCACCACTGGGGGTACGACCGCGGATTCGAGACATTCGAGACGTTCACGTCGAGCACGAACGACGCGTTCTACAGCAAGTATCTCACCGCCCATCCGACCGTCCAAGCGTGGCTACAGGTCGCGGCGTCGCCGTTCCGTCGTCTCCTCGGCCGCGACGGCGGCGCGCGGAACGTCTCCCGAATGAAGGACGTGGAGGAACACGCCATCGACTTCATCGAGCGGGCGGAGCCACCCTTCTTCCTGTGGGTGCACTACATGGACGTTCACACGCCCTACGTCCCCGCGCCCAAGTTCGTCCGCGACGAGACGGGTGCCAACGTCGGGACGCTGAAGATGCTCAGGGCGCACGCCCAGGCGGGTCTCGGCAAGGAAGTCGGGAGCGACACGCTCGACAACCTTCGGTCGCTCTACCGCGCCGCGATTCGGCAGGTGGACGAGAGCGTCGGCCGCGTCATCTCCGCGCTGTCCGAGAAGGGATTCCGGGACGACGCCTGTCTCCTCTTCGCGGGCGACCACGGCGAGGAGTTCATGGAACACGGTCACCTCGCGCATTACCCGAAACTCTACGAGGAGTTAACGCACGTTCCACTCGTCGTCTCGCATCCCGACGGGGACGCGGAAACCGTCGAACGGGCCGTCGGCCTCGACGCGATACCGCCGACCGTTTGCGACGCGATGGGCGTCGAACACGAGTTCGACGGTGAGAGCCTGCTCGACGGGACTCCCGACCCGTCGCCCGTCACGTCCGTCGCGGTGCGCGGGCCGAGCGTCACCTACCAACCGATTCCGCGCCGATTGGACGACGGGGAACTCCTCGTCAGCGCCAGAACGCGCGAGTGGTCGTACATCTATCACACCGAATCGGAAGCGCGTGAACTGTACGACCGAACCGCCGACCCGGCGGAAACCGAAAATCTGCTGGACGGCGCTGACGACGACATCGACGTTCCTGATTACCTTCACGAAGCAGTGGAGAAGCGAATCGACGCGATGGCGTCCTCGGGCGTCGAACCCAACGAAAACGAGGGTGAAGCGCCGCCGTCCGCCGTCACGGACCGGCTGAAAGCGCTGGGCTATCAATAA
- a CDS encoding tryptophanase, which translates to MRAYRAKVVEPIHLPDRDEREANIEEAGYNVFNLDSEDVFIDLLTDSGTGTMSDEQWAAMMRGDEAYAGSDSFKRLQESVADVMGFENIVPAHQGRGAENVLYGVLVSEGDYVPNNTHFDTTRAHVVNNGGQPVDCPVDVAPDDPFQGNLDPEKVRELADEVGAENIPALVVTITNNSMAGQPVSVQNLRDAREVADEIDATFVIDACRFAENAYFVQQREAEFEGSSVAAIAREELSYADAIVMSGKKDALSNIGGFVGVRDDELFEHAKQRGILYEGFSTYGGLSGRDLEAMAVGLREAVTQPYIESRVEQVAELGDLLLDADVPIYAPTGGHAVYVKAEEFLPNIPREQFPGQVLVGELYREGGVRAVELGEFAFPGEDRPQLVRLCLPRRTYFREHLEHIAETFEKVGERRDELSGLEIVWEPPMEELRHFSAKLEPVE; encoded by the coding sequence ATGCGAGCCTACCGGGCCAAAGTCGTCGAACCGATTCACCTCCCCGACCGCGACGAGCGCGAAGCCAACATCGAAGAAGCCGGTTACAACGTCTTCAATCTCGACTCCGAGGACGTGTTCATAGACCTGCTGACCGACAGTGGGACGGGCACGATGAGTGACGAACAGTGGGCCGCGATGATGCGCGGCGACGAAGCCTACGCGGGCAGTGACAGTTTCAAACGTCTGCAGGAGAGCGTCGCCGACGTGATGGGCTTCGAGAACATCGTTCCCGCCCATCAGGGCCGGGGTGCGGAGAACGTCCTCTACGGCGTCCTCGTCTCCGAGGGCGACTACGTTCCGAACAACACCCACTTCGACACGACGCGGGCACACGTCGTCAACAACGGCGGGCAACCCGTCGATTGCCCCGTCGACGTCGCGCCGGACGACCCGTTCCAGGGCAACCTCGACCCCGAGAAAGTCCGCGAACTGGCGGACGAGGTTGGTGCCGAGAACATCCCCGCGCTCGTCGTCACCATCACGAACAACTCGATGGCGGGCCAACCCGTGAGCGTTCAGAACCTCCGCGACGCGCGCGAGGTGGCCGACGAAATCGACGCCACGTTCGTCATCGACGCCTGCCGATTCGCCGAGAACGCCTACTTCGTACAACAGCGCGAGGCGGAGTTCGAAGGGTCGAGCGTCGCCGCCATCGCCCGCGAGGAACTCTCCTACGCCGACGCCATCGTCATGAGCGGGAAGAAGGACGCGCTCTCCAACATCGGCGGCTTCGTCGGCGTGCGCGACGACGAACTGTTCGAACACGCCAAACAGCGTGGTATCCTCTACGAGGGCTTTTCGACCTACGGCGGCCTCTCCGGCCGCGACTTGGAGGCCATGGCGGTCGGCCTCCGCGAGGCGGTCACGCAACCCTACATCGAATCCCGCGTCGAACAGGTTGCGGAACTGGGCGACCTCCTCCTCGACGCCGACGTCCCGATTTACGCGCCGACCGGCGGCCACGCGGTGTACGTGAAGGCCGAGGAGTTCCTGCCGAACATCCCCCGCGAGCAATTCCCGGGCCAAGTGCTGGTCGGCGAACTCTACCGCGAGGGCGGCGTCCGCGCCGTCGAACTCGGCGAGTTCGCGTTCCCCGGCGAGGACCGCCCGCAACTCGTTCGGCTCTGTCTGCCCCGCCGCACGTACTTCCGCGAGCATCTGGAGCACATCGCGGAAACCTTCGAGAAGGTCGGTGAACGCCGCGACGAACTGTCCGGCCTCGAAATCGTCTGGGAACCGCCGATGGAGGAGCTTCGCCACTTCAGCGCAAAACTCGAACCCGTCGAGTAG
- a CDS encoding MFS transporter translates to MSHVQGIRRNWQQFALQLFVVFAVGLTIGSERTVVPVLGRDVLGVESILVIGSFVVSFGVVKALLNLYGGKWAEEFGRRRVLIVGWLVALPIPFVLIYAPNWWWITGANVLLGVNQGLAWSMSVNAKIDLAGSDARGLAVGLDEAFGYGGVAVGSWVTGVIAAQYGLRPEPFYVLLGVVVLATLVSLFFVEETLPYAQTEANGKDDEELSFSEVVKRATYGDRTLFAAAQAGHVEKFVDVLVWIAFPLYLSKSGLSVSQIGLVVGVYGGVWGVLQLGTGRLADEIGRRPPVIAGMFVAGLGVLATVLVSGFSAWLVTAAVTGLGMALLYPNLITVVGDAAHPSWRATGLGVYRMWRDAGYAVGAVVVGLLADVATIEAAFYATAGVMVASGVVVLTMMRETHPTLGEYDHPNAAERNSVSED, encoded by the coding sequence ATGAGCCACGTTCAAGGCATTCGACGAAACTGGCAGCAGTTCGCGCTCCAACTGTTCGTCGTCTTCGCCGTCGGTCTCACCATCGGCTCCGAACGAACCGTCGTACCAGTCCTCGGCCGCGACGTGCTCGGCGTCGAGTCCATCCTCGTCATCGGGTCGTTCGTCGTCAGCTTCGGCGTCGTCAAGGCGCTGTTGAACCTCTACGGCGGGAAGTGGGCCGAGGAGTTCGGTCGGCGGCGCGTGCTCATCGTCGGCTGGCTGGTCGCGCTGCCGATTCCGTTCGTCCTCATCTACGCGCCGAACTGGTGGTGGATTACCGGCGCGAACGTGCTCCTCGGCGTGAACCAAGGGCTCGCCTGGAGCATGAGCGTCAACGCGAAGATCGACCTCGCCGGGAGCGACGCCCGCGGCCTCGCCGTCGGCCTCGACGAGGCGTTCGGGTACGGCGGCGTCGCGGTCGGGTCGTGGGTGACCGGCGTCATCGCCGCCCAGTACGGGCTTCGCCCCGAACCGTTCTACGTCCTGCTCGGCGTCGTCGTTCTCGCCACGCTCGTCTCCCTGTTCTTCGTCGAGGAGACGCTTCCGTACGCGCAGACGGAGGCGAACGGGAAGGACGACGAGGAGTTGTCCTTTTCGGAAGTCGTCAAGCGGGCGACCTACGGCGACCGGACGCTGTTCGCGGCGGCACAGGCGGGGCACGTGGAGAAGTTCGTGGACGTGCTCGTCTGGATAGCGTTCCCCCTCTATCTGAGCAAGTCCGGACTGTCCGTCTCCCAAATCGGCCTCGTCGTCGGCGTCTACGGCGGCGTCTGGGGCGTCCTGCAACTCGGAACCGGCCGTCTCGCGGACGAAATCGGCCGCCGACCGCCGGTCATCGCGGGCATGTTCGTCGCCGGTCTGGGGGTGCTGGCGACCGTCCTCGTCTCCGGGTTCTCGGCGTGGCTCGTTACGGCGGCCGTGACGGGGCTCGGTATGGCGCTGTTGTACCCGAACCTCATCACCGTCGTCGGGGACGCGGCCCACCCCTCGTGGCGGGCGACCGGACTCGGCGTGTATCGGATGTGGCGCGACGCCGGATACGCGGTCGGCGCGGTCGTCGTCGGTCTGCTCGCCGACGTCGCTACCATCGAAGCCGCGTTCTACGCGACAGCGGGTGTGATGGTCGCGTCGGGCGTCGTCGTTCTCACGATGATGCGGGAAACGCACCCGACGCTGGGCGAGTACGACCACCCGAACGCCGCCGAGCGGAATTCGGTTTCGGAGGACTGA
- a CDS encoding ABC transporter substrate-binding protein, which yields MSKECTTDSGRTRRDYVKYGGAILGGSLLAGCAGDSESKTTSTTTTDTTSSSDGTTNAEDDSYSVTMAPTGSVAFESVPGRWVAYGGGYADMGVALGKADGMTGIGGADRYYTEFYDELPGVSVDRTKLENNDIGKAGMGKELFYELDNDVHVMDPQMLVNWFDWSEKDVEEITSNVGPFVGNLIFRREDEWHDYRYYTLYEAFEKIAELFRERERYEAFKELHDEFVAKIQTKLPPADERPNVLLVYEGSNEPVKFSPYRLNDKGTSKKQWRDLGVSDALASSGIDGISTTDRGRIDYETMLEIDPDVILLRAHERQSATEFRNTVLEFMRGHPVASKLTAVKNGRVYRGGYLYQGPIHNLFLTERAAKQLYPDTFGEVTGDDELFDRERVANIVKGEF from the coding sequence ATGTCGAAAGAATGTACGACAGACTCGGGACGAACACGGCGGGACTACGTTAAGTACGGCGGCGCGATACTCGGCGGAAGCCTGCTCGCCGGATGTGCCGGAGATTCGGAATCGAAAACGACATCGACGACAACGACGGACACGACGAGTTCGTCCGATGGGACCACGAACGCCGAGGACGACTCCTATTCGGTCACGATGGCACCGACCGGAAGCGTCGCGTTCGAATCCGTTCCCGGCCGGTGGGTCGCGTACGGCGGCGGCTACGCCGACATGGGCGTCGCGCTCGGCAAAGCCGATGGGATGACGGGAATCGGCGGCGCGGACCGCTACTACACGGAGTTCTACGACGAGTTGCCCGGGGTGAGCGTGGACCGAACGAAGCTCGAAAACAACGATATCGGCAAGGCGGGGATGGGAAAAGAGCTGTTCTACGAACTCGACAACGACGTGCACGTCATGGACCCCCAGATGCTCGTCAACTGGTTCGACTGGAGCGAGAAGGACGTCGAGGAAATCACGTCGAACGTCGGCCCGTTCGTGGGGAACCTGATATTCCGCCGCGAGGACGAGTGGCACGACTACCGATACTACACGCTCTACGAGGCGTTCGAAAAGATAGCGGAACTCTTCCGAGAGCGAGAACGATACGAGGCGTTCAAAGAACTGCACGACGAGTTCGTCGCAAAAATCCAGACCAAGCTCCCACCCGCCGACGAGCGCCCGAACGTCTTGCTCGTGTACGAGGGGAGCAACGAGCCGGTGAAGTTCTCGCCGTATCGGCTCAACGACAAGGGAACCAGCAAGAAGCAGTGGCGCGACCTCGGCGTCAGCGACGCGCTGGCGAGCAGCGGCATCGACGGCATCAGCACCACCGACCGCGGGCGAATCGACTACGAGACGATGCTCGAAATCGACCCCGACGTGATACTGCTTCGCGCACACGAGCGCCAGTCCGCGACCGAATTCCGGAACACCGTGCTCGAATTCATGCGCGGTCACCCCGTCGCCAGCAAGCTGACCGCCGTGAAAAACGGGCGCGTCTACCGCGGCGGCTACCTCTATCAGGGACCGATTCACAACCTCTTTTTGACCGAGCGCGCGGCCAAACAGCTGTATCCCGACACGTTCGGCGAGGTAACGGGTGACGACGAACTGTTCGACCGCGAGCGAGTCGCAAACATCGTCAAAGGAGAGTTCTGA